AAAAGGACGTAACCATAAGTTTGGTTGCGTCTTTTTTCACATTACATAGAAGGAGGGACCCACAATGAAATGTTTTGTCGGACTCGGAAATCCTGGAAAGAAATATGAACATACAAGACATAACGTAGGCTTTATGGTAATGGATGAATTAGCGAAGCGATGGAATATTTCCTTCAATCAAGAAAAATTTAAAGGAATTTATGGCACTGGCATCGTAAATGGCGAGAAGGTCTTTTTAATTAAACCGATTACGTACATGAATTTGTCCGGGGAGTGTGTACGTCCCTTTTTAGATTATTTTCAAATTGCTTTAGAAGACCTTGCCGTTGTGTATGATGATTTAGACTTGCCGACAGGACGTATTCGTTTGCGCCAAAAAGGAAGTGCAGGGGGGCATAACGGGATTAAATCATTAATTCAACATGTTGGTACCAAAAAGTTTAATCGACTCCGTATCGGCATCTCTCGACCTACTAAGCCTATTCCCATTCCTGATTACGTGTTAGGTTCTTTTTCAAAAGAGGAAACACCAGAAATTGAAGCTGCCATCATGCAAGCAGCGGACGCATGCGAGTCATTTTTAACGAATCCTTTTTTAGAAGTAATGAATAAATACAATTAACAGATGCATAAAATAAAACACCTTGGCTCATAATGACGATAAGGAGGCTAGAGAAAAATGGCTATTGTATATCGTTGTCGTCATTGTGGCGTTCGCGTAGGAACGATTGATACATCGTTTGTAGATATGCACCGATTAGGCTTGTCGTTATTATCGGAAGAAGAGAGAGTAGAAATGATTCAATACCAAAAAGACGGGGAAATTACCGTTCAAACGATTTGTGAAGACTGCCAAGAAGCGTTAATGCGTCAACCAGATCTTCATCAGTGGAAAACGTTTATTCAATAGAGAGATAGCTTTGGCGGCAAATGCTCCCGTCAAAGCCTTTTTGCATGATGTTGGAAGGAGGAAATAACTTGCATATAAAACAACTGTTACAAGGTGCAGAAGAGTTTAATATTATTGCGAATGGCATAGAAAAAGGAATCAAGGAACAGCTTGTATCAGGACTAACTGGTTCTTTGCGCACTTTTTTTATTGGGGGATTAAAAGAGCGGTTAAACCGACCGATTTTAATTGTAACCCACAATTTATTACAAGCACAAAAAGTACAAGATGACCTAACAGAATGGTTGCCAGATACACCTGTTTATTTATATTCGACCAGTGATTTAGTATCTGCTGAATTATCGGTAGAATCGCCGGAATTTCGCGCAGCACGAATGGATGTGTTAAATGCGTTAACCAATCCAAACGAAAAGCCAAGCGTAATCGTTGCACCGATTTCTGGGTTGCGTCGTTTTTTACCACCTAAATCACTATGGAAGCAGTATCAGTATACGCTAACGGTTGGCGATGACTTGTCATTAGATGATTTTTTAGAACAACTAGTAGAAAGCGGGTATGCGCGTACCTCTTTTGTATCGAAACCTGGGGAATTCAGTCTTCGCGGTGGTATTTTAGACATATATCCGTTAACGGAGGAACATCCAGTTCGAGTGGAATTATTTGATACAGAAGTTGATTCCATTCGCTATTTTGATAGTGAAACACAACGTTCTTTAGAAATGATGAAAACGATTTCTTTTGGACCAGCGAGTGAATGGTTGTTACGAAAAGAACATTTAGTGACAGCAGGAGAACGTTTAGAGGAAACATTAAAAGAAACAATCAAAAAAGTAAAAGACCAATCGATTAAAGAACAATTAATCGAAAATATTACGTATGAAATCGATCAATTAAAAAATGGGCAAGTTGTCTCTTCTCCGTATAAATATATGTCTCTTTATTATGAACAGTGCGCTAGTTTATTAGATTACGTGCGTGAAGATAGCGTCATCGTCATGGATGAAATTAGTAGAATCCAAGAAATTTCGCAAAATTTAGATAAAGAAGAAATGGAATGGTTATTATCTTTAACGGAAAGCGGAGAAATGGTTCACCTTTCTATTTCGCATCCGTATGAGGCAGTCATGAATAAGCGCACACAACCGTTGCTTTATTTTTCGTTATTTTTACGAAATGTGCCACATGCGAATATTGGAAATGTGACGAGTGTTGCTTGTAAGTCGATGCAAAACTTCCACGGCCAATTTCCTGTCTTAAAAACGGAAATCGAACGGTTCAAAAAGAGTGACATGTATCCTGTTTTTGTTGCATCGGATGATTCACAAGCAACGCGGTTACAAAATGTTCTCCATGATTACGGAATAGAAAGTGACCTTGTAGCATACGACCAAGCGCTCACGACAGAACGACCGCAAATTATGACGTTAGATTTGCAAGCTGGATTTGAATGGAGTACGGCCAAATTAGTCGTTGTAACAGAAAAGGAAATTTTTACTAAAACGAAGAAAAAATCTAGAAAACGACAAAAGCTTTCTAATGCGGAGCGAATTAAAAGTTATTCCGAGTTAAAGATTGGCGATTATGTTGTTCATATTAATCACGGGATTGGAAAATATATTGGTATTCAAACGTTAGACATTAACGGCGTTCATAAAGATTACTTACACATTAAATATGCAGGCAATGACCAATTGTACGTACCGGTTGAGCAAATTGATCAAGTGCAAAAATATGTCGGTTCAGAAGGAAAAGAACCGAAAATATATAAACTAGGCGGTACGGAATGGACAAAAGTAAAACGGAAAGTACAGTCTAGTGTAGAAGATATTGCGGATGACTTAATTGCCTTATATGCCGAACGAGAAGCGAGCAAAGGATACGCATTTTCGGAAGATGGTGTCATGCAACAAGAATTCGAAGCATTATTTCCGTATCAAGAAACGGAAGATCAGTTGCGCACGATTGAAGAAATTAAACGAGATATGGAGCAGGAACGGCCGATGGACCGACTTCTTTGCGGGGATGTTGGATATGGAAAAACAGAAGTAGCGTTACGTGCAGCCTTTAAAGCAGTTGTCGACCAAAAACAAGTGGCGATGTTAGTGCCAACAACTATTTTAGCGCAACAACATTATGAAACGATGAAAGAACGATTTCAAAATTATCCGATTAACATCGGATTGTTAAGTCGTTTTTCTACACGCAATGAACAAAATGAAACGATTAAAGGATTACAAAACGGAACGGTTGATATCGTGGTTGGGACACATCGTTTGTTGTCCAAGGACATTACATTCCGAGATTTAGGGTTATTAATTATTGATGAAGAGCAGCGTTTTGGTGTAAAACATAAGGAAAAAATAAAACAATTAAAAGCAAATATTGACGTGTTAACGTTAACAGCTACACCGATTCCGCGTACACTCCATATGTCAATGCTTGGAGTTCGAGATTTATCAGTTATTGAAACACCGCCGGAAAATCGGTTCCCGATTCAGACGTATGTCGTAGAAGAGTCCGGCATTCTAGTCCGAGAAGCAATTGAACGAGAGCTAGCACGAGATGGCCAAGTATATTATTTATATAATCGCGTCGAAGACATTGAACGAAAAGCAGATGAAATATCGATGTTAGTTCCAGATGCACGCGTCATGTATGCGCATGGAAGAATGACAAGCACGGAATTAGAATCGGTGATGATTGACTTTTTAGAAGGAAATTATGACGTACTTGTAAGTACGACGATTATCGAAACGGGTGTAGACATTCCGAACGTGAATACGTTAATTGTGCACGATGCGGATAAAATGGGGCTATCCCAATTGTATCAATTGCGCGGTCGGGTAGGACGTTCAAATCGAGTAGCATATGCGTATTTTACGTACCAAAAAGATAAAGTGCTTTCGGAAGTTGCTGAAAAACGATTGCAAGCGATTAAAGAGTTTACCGAATTAGGTTCTGGATTTAAAATTGCGATGCGCGATTTATCGATTCGCGGTGCTGGAAACATTCTCGGTGCCCAGCAACATGGATTTATCGACTCGGTTGGTTTTGATATGTATTCGCAAATGCTGAAAGATGCAATCGAACAGCGAAAAGAAACAGGAGAAGTCGCAAAAGAAACATGGAAAACAGAAATTGATCTGTTGCTGGATGCGTATGTACCGTCTGCTTATATTGCGGATGAAAATCAAAAAATTGATATGTATAAACGTTTCCAAGCATTAGATTCGTTAGAAGATTTAACGGAATTACAAGATGAATTGCTTGACCGTTTTGGAGAATATCCAGTAGAAGTGGACTTTTTAATTCGAGTCGCAAAAATTAAATTGTATGCGATTCGTGAGAAAGTGGAATCGATTCTTCAAAAGGACCACGAAATTAAAGTGTTATTTAGTGAAGAAACAACGAATATGTTAGACGGTTCGAAAGTGTTCTTATTTGCAAACCGCATTGGCTCTTATCTCGTGCCAGGTATGGCAGGGCCACAATTATTTATTAAATTAAATGTGAAAAAAGTGCCACCGCACGAATATTTACATGCGATTGAACAAATTGTAATGAACGTAACGGAACTAAAACGTGAAAAAGTGGAATCGAATTAAGAAACTTTCACAAAAATTGCATATTTTTTTCGGAAGATACGGATAATACTAGCAAGGACGGTATTTTTTAATCTCTTATCCAT
The genomic region above belongs to Massilibacterium senegalense and contains:
- the pth gene encoding aminoacyl-tRNA hydrolase; translation: MKCFVGLGNPGKKYEHTRHNVGFMVMDELAKRWNISFNQEKFKGIYGTGIVNGEKVFLIKPITYMNLSGECVRPFLDYFQIALEDLAVVYDDLDLPTGRIRLRQKGSAGGHNGIKSLIQHVGTKKFNRLRIGISRPTKPIPIPDYVLGSFSKEETPEIEAAIMQAADACESFLTNPFLEVMNKYN
- a CDS encoding anti-sigma-F factor Fin family protein, which translates into the protein MAIVYRCRHCGVRVGTIDTSFVDMHRLGLSLLSEEERVEMIQYQKDGEITVQTICEDCQEALMRQPDLHQWKTFIQ
- the mfd gene encoding transcription-repair coupling factor; its protein translation is MLEGGNNLHIKQLLQGAEEFNIIANGIEKGIKEQLVSGLTGSLRTFFIGGLKERLNRPILIVTHNLLQAQKVQDDLTEWLPDTPVYLYSTSDLVSAELSVESPEFRAARMDVLNALTNPNEKPSVIVAPISGLRRFLPPKSLWKQYQYTLTVGDDLSLDDFLEQLVESGYARTSFVSKPGEFSLRGGILDIYPLTEEHPVRVELFDTEVDSIRYFDSETQRSLEMMKTISFGPASEWLLRKEHLVTAGERLEETLKETIKKVKDQSIKEQLIENITYEIDQLKNGQVVSSPYKYMSLYYEQCASLLDYVREDSVIVMDEISRIQEISQNLDKEEMEWLLSLTESGEMVHLSISHPYEAVMNKRTQPLLYFSLFLRNVPHANIGNVTSVACKSMQNFHGQFPVLKTEIERFKKSDMYPVFVASDDSQATRLQNVLHDYGIESDLVAYDQALTTERPQIMTLDLQAGFEWSTAKLVVVTEKEIFTKTKKKSRKRQKLSNAERIKSYSELKIGDYVVHINHGIGKYIGIQTLDINGVHKDYLHIKYAGNDQLYVPVEQIDQVQKYVGSEGKEPKIYKLGGTEWTKVKRKVQSSVEDIADDLIALYAEREASKGYAFSEDGVMQQEFEALFPYQETEDQLRTIEEIKRDMEQERPMDRLLCGDVGYGKTEVALRAAFKAVVDQKQVAMLVPTTILAQQHYETMKERFQNYPINIGLLSRFSTRNEQNETIKGLQNGTVDIVVGTHRLLSKDITFRDLGLLIIDEEQRFGVKHKEKIKQLKANIDVLTLTATPIPRTLHMSMLGVRDLSVIETPPENRFPIQTYVVEESGILVREAIERELARDGQVYYLYNRVEDIERKADEISMLVPDARVMYAHGRMTSTELESVMIDFLEGNYDVLVSTTIIETGVDIPNVNTLIVHDADKMGLSQLYQLRGRVGRSNRVAYAYFTYQKDKVLSEVAEKRLQAIKEFTELGSGFKIAMRDLSIRGAGNILGAQQHGFIDSVGFDMYSQMLKDAIEQRKETGEVAKETWKTEIDLLLDAYVPSAYIADENQKIDMYKRFQALDSLEDLTELQDELLDRFGEYPVEVDFLIRVAKIKLYAIREKVESILQKDHEIKVLFSEETTNMLDGSKVFLFANRIGSYLVPGMAGPQLFIKLNVKKVPPHEYLHAIEQIVMNVTELKREKVESN